ACAGCGGGGTCACCTCCAGGAGACcaccaggaacccccaaaatgggattgtggggagggggagcccCAAACCTACTGTAGGTGTCAGACTCATCCAGGATCTCCGACTTGATGATCTCCTCGATGACGTCCTCGAGCgtcaccagccccagcacctcatAGAAGGGGTCACCCTCACCCTCGTTGTTCACCTTCTGCACGATGGCCAGGTGGGACTTCCCTGTGGACACGGGGGGTTGGAATGGGACAGCCCTGAGATGttccagggtgtccccaggatgtcccagCCCTGagatgtccccagggtgtccccaggatgtcccaACCATGGGACACCCCCAGGATGTCCCACCCATGGGATGCCCATAGGAGGTCTCAGCCATGGGAGGACCCCCATGATGTTCCAGCCCATGGGATGTCCCCAAGATGTCTCAGCCATGGGATGTCCTCAGgatgtccccaggatgtcccagCCATGGATGTCCACAGGATGTCTCAGCCACGGGATGTCCCCAAAATGTTCCAGCCCTGGGATGTCCCCCAGGATGTCCCAACCATGGGATGtctccagccctgggatgtccccaagATGTCCCAGCCATGGGATGTTCCCACCCTTCCATGTCCCcactctgtcccagccctgggatgtccccaagATGTCCCAGCCATGGGATGTCCCCACCCTTTCCATGTCCCCAGcatgtcccagccctgggatgtccccaagATGTCCCAGCCATGGGATGTCCCCACCCTTTCcatgtccccaccctgtcccagcCCGTCACATCTCTCCCTGGAGCAATAAACTCATTAAAACCTGAACGAGCCGTTGGGCTGGGCTCCCTCCCAGAGTAATGACACTAATTAAACCTCCAATGTAATGACACTAATTAACCCCGTTAAAGCTGGGGAAGAGGTGCCCGTGAGGCTGAAGGCACCTTGGGGTGTGGGATCAGCCTGGGGttcctgggatgtcaccgtcACCACCAGGGATTCCCTTTCCCCACCTGGGTGTCCCCACCTcatcctgctccatctccatcccaaacctgccctgatcccaaataaatcccaaatcccaaaacaaatcccaaactgTCCTCACCTGGGTGTCCCCAACttgtcctgctccatctccaccccaaaccttccctgatcccaaaataaatcccctctttgtccccactgtgtccccctccatccccaccccaaacctcccctccCTGACCTTCCCCACCCTTTAATTCCATTCCCCACcagctcctgggcactggggaaaagctgattttaggggaattttaGCTGATTaggaaaatctgggattttAGGGGATCCCAGATCCCATTTTCGCTCCTCCCTcgcctgcagggccaggaaaagttggtgcctgcagggctggagaaaCGATTTCACCATTTGTGATGGGGCCACCTgggtggggacagctggggacagctggggtgggacaggtggggtgggacaggtgagtcaggatgagcagcctgggagtggctgtggcacagcaaaCACGGCCAAAGGGCACCAGGGAGGGCAGGCTGGGGTCACCAAGGGGGGGACAAaccccaggaaccccaaatGGGCTGGGGGAGGAACAGGGAGgtccctggaggggtttgggaatcCCTAAATGTCCTGGAGGGGTTCATGGAATGCTGGAGtggctgggagggacctcagGGCTCATCCAGTCCCTCTGTCCCCGGtggctccaacctggccttggaattccatcccaaccaggaattccttcccaaaatcccattagaATCCCCATTCTTCCAtttgggagccattccctgtgtcctgtccctccatcccttgtccccagtccctctccagctctcctggagggTTCTGAGCTCTCCttggagccttcccttctccaggagaacactcccagctccaggtgaccattcccagctctcccttctccaggtgaccattcccatctccaggagaacattcccatctccaggtgaccattcccagctccaggagaacattcccagctctcccatcccatctccaGAGGGAAATTCCCCACTCAAACCCCGGAGATGGGAAGGAATTGTCCCcctgagggcagcagcaccagtgaCATCCCCAccgccccagggcacagctccaaCCCCACAATTAACGCAAACACTTTAATTActcctctcctgcctctgaTCCAGGCCCTGAGCAGGTCAAGGAGCTCCTGAACCCAGCAGGAATTTGTGGGGTCACCTCCAAAACCCCAACACCACAAATTCCCAGCCCCGCAAATTCCCAGCCCCGCCAATTCCCGGCTCCTGAGCCGGGCTGGGATTTGTGcccggaaggaaggaagggagcaAAGAGGGAGCCTAAATCCCTTAATCAGGATTGGGGCAGGGAAagcctctgccagcagccacgagaaccctgagcccagcagccctCAGCACTCACTGGTGTGGGAACTGGGCTGGACTGGGAATGCACGTCCCAAATGTTCCTCCAcacctggaggggtttgggaaccCCTAAATGTCCCTGGAGGGATCAAAATCACCCCTGGAAGAGTTTAGGAATCCCTAAATCACCCCTAGAGGGGTTTAGGAATCCCTCAAtcatccctggaggggtttgggaatcCCTAAATCACCTCAGGAAGGGTTTTGGAACCCCTAAATGTCCCTAGAGGGGTTTGGGAGTCCCTAAATGTCCCTGGAAGGGTTCAGGAACCCCTAAATGTCCCTGGAGGGGTTTAGGAATTCCTCAATCACCCCTGGAGGGGTTTAGGAATCCCTAAATgtccctggaggggtttgggaatcCTTCAttcatccctggagggatttgggaatcCCTAAATCCctctggagggatttgggagtCCCTAAATGTCCCTCACCAGCCccaaaaggaaggatttcttcccaaaatcccacctaaaCCAGAACATGGatttatggaatggtttgggtaggaTGGAACCTTAAATTTGGTGACCTCCTGTCTGTCCCTGAGCTGTCGCTCGTCCCCTTGTGTCTGTGGCCACTCTGGCCTGGCCAGCTCCAACCCTGGAGACCAAACCCCCCGGGatccccctcccagcccctcctcaccctTTTTGAACTCCTCCAGCATGGCGTCCAGCTTGGTGTCGTGGAACACCACGTGCACGGGGTGGTTGTAGAACTTGGTGATGGTCTTGAGGGGCGTGCAGTCGTCGGGATCCACGAAGGCCAGGTCCTTGACGTAGAGGATGTCCATGATGTTGGACCTCTCGTCCTCGTAGACCGGGATGCGCGTGTAGCCGCTCTCCATGATCTCCGACATGGTGTTGAAGTCCAGGATGGCGTCGCTGTTGATCATGAAGCAGTTCTGCAGCGGGGTCATCACGTCCTCCACCGTCTTGGTGCGCAGCTCCAGCGCGCCCTGGATCATGTTGAGCTCCTCCCTCACCAGGTCGTTGTAGGGCTCCGTCACCTTCAGCATCTCCACCAGCTTCTCGCGGTTGTACACGGTGCCGATCTCCTGGCCCAGGATGCAGTCCAGCAGCTTGCTGATGGGGTAGGACAGCGGGAAGGTGACCAGCATGAAGAACTTGGTGACCACGATGGTGTTGGCGCCCACGGCCAGCCCGTGGCGCGAGCACAGCGCCTGCGGCACGATCTCGCCGAAGATGACGATGCCGATGGTGGAGGCCACCACGGCGCCGATGCCGGAGCCGATCAGGTCGTCCAGCAGGATGGTCAGCGTGGTGTTCACCAGCACGTTGCCCAGCAGCAGCGAGCACAGCAGGTAGTTCCCTTTCCTGCGGATGGGCTCGATCTTGCGGGCGTAACGCTTCTCCTTGTCGGTGCCGCAGTTCTGCACGATCCTCAGCTCCATGGGGTCCAGCGCCATCAAGCCCAGGTTGAGCCCGCTGAACATCCCCGAGAGCACCAACAAGCCCGCGATCAGAATCACCTGCAGCCACAGCGGCAGCAGCGACTtcttctcctccagcaccagcacgtGCCCGTCGGGGCCCTGGTGcggcagccagggctgcccggGCCGCCGCTGCGAGCACAGCACGTACGTCTTGGCCCGCTCGTCCTTGCGCAGCGGCTGCACCCGCACCCGCAGCAGGGCCGAGGTGTcgcggggctcggcggggccCGGCCGCACCACCAGGTCCTGCGAGCGCTCCTGGCACGTGGCGTTGCCGCTCGAGGCGTTGCCGCCCGGCCGCAGCTCGGCGAAGGCCACGCGCTCGGCGGCGCCggggcccagccccagcccgtaGAGGCGCAGCAAGGCCTCGCTGCCTTCCGTGAGGCGGATGGGCCCGCGCTCGGCCGCCCCCGCCGGTGCcaccgcggccgccgccgccggttTGGTGCTCTCCTCCAGGCGCAGCCCCAGCACCACGGTGTCGGCCGCGGGCACGGCGCCGCCGggcagcgccagcagcagcagcagcggcggcaggAACGGGCCCGGCGAGAGCGGGGTCCCCCCacagccgccgccgccgccgcccgccgccatGTTGGGCACTGGCGGGAGCGTCACGCACGGGCGGACGCGGCCGCGCGGTGACGTCACGCGCAGAGGGCACGCCCCCTCTAGGGTGACGTCACCAAGGGCACGCCCCCTCGGGGAACGGCGGCCGGTTGGGCACGCCCCCTCTAGGGTGACGTCACCTAGGACACGCCCCCTCGGGGAACGGCGGCCGGTTGGACACGCCCCCTCTAGGGTGACGTCACTCCGGGCGCGCTCTAGATGGTTCAATGAGGTCACTCCCGGTGTGACGTCATACGTGGAACACCACCCAGAGGAGGGGAAGGACGCTCTGGCCACGCCCTGAGC
The Ammospiza caudacuta isolate bAmmCau1 chromosome 26, bAmmCau1.pri, whole genome shotgun sequence genome window above contains:
- the CNNM4 gene encoding metal transporter CNNM4, whose product is MAAGGGGGGCGGTPLSPGPFLPPLLLLLALPGGAVPAADTVVLGLRLEESTKPAAAAAVAPAGAAERGPIRLTEGSEALLRLYGLGLGPGAAERVAFAELRPGGNASSGNATCQERSQDLVVRPGPAEPRDTSALLRVRVQPLRKDERAKTYVLCSQRRPGQPWLPHQGPDGHVLVLEEKKSLLPLWLQVILIAGLLVLSGMFSGLNLGLMALDPMELRIVQNCGTDKEKRYARKIEPIRRKGNYLLCSLLLGNVLVNTTLTILLDDLIGSGIGAVVASTIGIVIFGEIVPQALCSRHGLAVGANTIVVTKFFMLVTFPLSYPISKLLDCILGQEIGTVYNREKLVEMLKVTEPYNDLVREELNMIQGALELRTKTVEDVMTPLQNCFMINSDAILDFNTMSEIMESGYTRIPVYEDERSNIMDILYVKDLAFVDPDDCTPLKTITKFYNHPVHVVFHDTKLDAMLEEFKKGKSHLAIVQKVNNEGEGDPFYEVLGLVTLEDVIEEIIKSEILDESDTYIDNRSRKKVCNHKNRRDFSAFKDPDNELKVKVSPQLLLAAHRFLSTEVTLFTPNFISEKILLRLLKYSDVIQELKFDEENKKSPRHFLYCKNKPADYFILILQGKVEVEAGKECMKFEAGAFSYYGVMALSPPPGSEIRSPSHMSGLNRSASLSYHERSDSISSPVSGSNNQLNAGGAQYVADFSVRALTDLQFVKITRQEYQNGLLASRMDSCPQSPDGGAPRAEPGAAERTERTEAPAPADETTSLLNERNCLSRRGNHSGTEDI